A window of Arcobacter acticola genomic DNA:
TCTAATATCTGGGCAATTTTCTTTAAAAGTTAATCCCATTATTAAGATATTTGAGTCTTTGATTATTTTTCCAGATTTAATCATAAGTTTGATTGTTTTTTCAGCGATATATTTACCCATACCATTATTGATTTGTCTTGCACCTAAAATAAGGTTTGGTTTGTATCCTAGTTCTTCTGCTTTATGTGTTAAATAATATGGATCTACACCAATACAATGTCCACCTACTAATCCTGGCTTTAGTTTAATAAAATTCCATTTAGTTGCTGCTGCTTCTATTACATCATTTGTACTTATATTCATAGTATCAAAGATTAATGCTAATTCATTTATTAAAGCTATATTTACATCTCTTTGAGTATTTTCTATAACTTTTGCTGCTTCTGCTACTTTTATTGAGCTTGCTTTATGAGTACCTGCTGTTATAATTGATTTATATAAATCATCAACTACATCAGCTATTTGGGGAGTTGAACCAGCTGTTATTTTAAGTATCTTAGTAACTGTATGTTCTTTATCTCCTGGATTAATTCGCTCAGGTGAATATCCACAAAAGAAATCTTTATTGAAAGTCATTCCTGATACAAGTTCTAGTTGTGGAACACAAACTTCTTCTGTAACACCTGGATAAACTGTTGATTCATAAATAACAATATCATCTTTTTTTAGAACTTTTCCAATAGTTTGTGAAGATTTAATTAAAGGAGTTAAATCAGGTCTATTTGAAGAATCTATTGGTGTTGGAACCGTTACGATATAAACATTACAATCTTTAATATCTTCCATATTAGTTGAATAAACCATACCATTTTCTATAGATTCTTTTACTTCAGTTTCTGTTAATTCTAAAGTTCTATCAAAACCTGAATTTAATTCATCAACTCTTGGTTTATTAATATCAAAACCTACTACAGAATATTTTTTACTAAAAGCATGTGCTAGGGGAAGACCTACATATCCTAGCCCTATTATGCATATTTTTTTATTCAAATTTTTTCCTTTAAATTAATTACTTTTAAAAACTTTTATATTTTCACTTTTTTAAGTAATTTCGCAAAATTAACTTTTTCATCATCCATATCTTCTATTATTTTTACTAATCTATGGTATTTTGTATTTTCTTTTTTAGAGTCTAAATCTACTATGTTTATTATTGCATTACTATTAGCTCTGACTTCACTTAACATTGATGTAGAATCTGTTGTAATGAAAAACTCATCACAAACAGCTATAAAATCTCCAATAGGATTTATATTTGGTTCTTCTGAGTATATAAGTTTATAGTCAAATTTATATTCATTAATTAAATTTTCAATCTCTTTTGACGTTCTTCTTGAAGTGGTTATATATTTCAAATAATCAGGATATTTCTCAAAAATATCATCTAACTCATCTTTTATAAGCTCATGTTCCATATCAAAAACATCATTATCTCCACCTATTATTATAGCTAAAGATTTTTTTCCTTCAACTTTTTTTACATATCCTTTTTCTCTAGGGAAAGAAAGATTTAAAGGAAGTGTTAAAATATTATCTAGTCTTACTGGATTATCATGTTCTTGCGCAATAATATAATAAAAATCTTTGTATTTATAAGATTTTGGAAGCATAAGAGCTATTGCTTTTTTATTATATTTTTTTGAGATGTATTTATTAAAATAATAAGTTCCTGAACCAGCACTTATTACAGCATCATAGAAATCACCATAATACTTTTTATAATCTGTAAATAAGAAATCTGTGTAATAACCTAGTTTATCAAAAAGATATGATAAAGCTTTATGAAATTTTGATTTAAATTTAACTTCCAAAATATCATAACTAACATCTTTTATTTTACAAAAAGCGATTGATTGATTTAGGTGACCGGGCTTCCCATCACTTATTATTAGGATTCTTTTCATATATTTCCCTATAATGACTTTTAAATCTTTTATGTGGCCAAAACCACTGTTTTTTATCTTCCAAAATTATATCAGATATTGCATTAGCTTCTAATTGGGAAATATGTTTTAAATCCTCTATTTCGTTATCAGTTTTTATTGGTATTATTGGTTCATATAC
This region includes:
- a CDS encoding nucleotide sugar dehydrogenase, giving the protein MNKKICIIGLGYVGLPLAHAFSKKYSVVGFDINKPRVDELNSGFDRTLELTETEVKESIENGMVYSTNMEDIKDCNVYIVTVPTPIDSSNRPDLTPLIKSSQTIGKVLKKDDIVIYESTVYPGVTEEVCVPQLELVSGMTFNKDFFCGYSPERINPGDKEHTVTKILKITAGSTPQIADVVDDLYKSIITAGTHKASSIKVAEAAKVIENTQRDVNIALINELALIFDTMNISTNDVIEAAATKWNFIKLKPGLVGGHCIGVDPYYLTHKAEELGYKPNLILGARQINNGMGKYIAEKTIKLMIKSGKIIKDSNILIMGLTFKENCPDIRNTKVVDIIKEIKDYGSNIDVYEPWIDEKDKDYYDYNFVENPFENSKKYDAIVVAVGHDKFKTITQEQYDSLIKDEKIIIDVKGIVPHPSWKL
- a CDS encoding ELM1/GtrOC1 family putative glycosyltransferase; this encodes MKRILIISDGKPGHLNQSIAFCKIKDVSYDILEVKFKSKFHKALSYLFDKLGYYTDFLFTDYKKYYGDFYDAVISAGSGTYYFNKYISKKYNKKAIALMLPKSYKYKDFYYIIAQEHDNPVRLDNILTLPLNLSFPREKGYVKKVEGKKSLAIIIGGDNDVFDMEHELIKDELDDIFEKYPDYLKYITTSRRTSKEIENLINEYKFDYKLIYSEEPNINPIGDFIAVCDEFFITTDSTSMLSEVRANSNAIINIVDLDSKKENTKYHRLVKIIEDMDDEKVNFAKLLKKVKI